The following are encoded in a window of Dehalobacter sp. 12DCB1 genomic DNA:
- a CDS encoding VirB4-like conjugal transfer ATPase, CD1110 family — protein MIKTLQKIVKQDKEKFVVPKGVQQTIPIKAVWPDGIFKVGNKFSKSFRFTDINYAVASKEDKEAMFLSYSELLNSLDSGATTKITINNRRLNKMDFESSILIPLKGDGLDDYRGEYNRMLLDKATSANGIVQDKYVTVSVLKKNIEEARNYFSRIGADLITHFSHLGSKCVELDTMDRLRILHDFFRPGEETDFRFDLSETMQKGHDFKDYISPDTFEFAKDHFRIGNKYGRVIFLREYASYIKDSMISELCDFNRSMMLSLDIIPIPTDEAVREVENRLLGVETNITNWQRRQNQNNNFSAVVPYDMEQQRKESKEFLDDLTTRDQRMMFAVLTMVHVADSKEQLDSDTETLLTTARKHLCQFSTLTFQQMDGLNTALPYGLRKIEAIRTLTTESTAVFIPFRAQEISHNGGIYYGQNVISKNMIIANRKLLLNGNSFILGVSGSGKSFTAKREIVNQILSSDDDIILIDPEREYSSLVKALSGEIIHISATSPNHINAMDMNRDYGDGANPVILKSEFVLSLCEQLIGGQNLGAKQKSLIDRCTASVYRKYLQSNFQGITPTLQDFHAELLKQDEPEAQEIALAIELFTSGSLNTFAKPTNVDVNNRLICYDILDLGKQLLPIGMLVVLDSILNRITRNRAKGKNTFIIIDEIYLMFQHEYSANFLFTLWKRVRKYGAFCTGITQNVDDLLQSHTARTMLANSEFIVMLNQASTDRMELARLLNISDLQLSYITNVDAGNGLIKVGSSLVPFADQFPRNTRLYRLMTTRPGEQSEI, from the coding sequence ATGATTAAAACCCTGCAGAAAATTGTGAAGCAGGATAAGGAGAAGTTTGTTGTCCCCAAAGGTGTCCAGCAGACTATTCCTATCAAGGCCGTCTGGCCGGACGGGATTTTTAAGGTGGGCAACAAATTTTCCAAGTCCTTTCGTTTTACAGATATTAATTACGCGGTGGCCTCCAAAGAAGACAAGGAAGCAATGTTCCTGTCTTATTCGGAGCTGCTCAATTCTTTGGACAGCGGAGCGACCACCAAAATCACCATTAACAACCGCCGCTTGAACAAAATGGACTTTGAAAGCTCTATTCTCATCCCGCTCAAGGGGGACGGGCTGGACGATTACCGTGGGGAATACAACCGGATGCTTTTGGACAAGGCCACCAGCGCTAACGGGATTGTCCAGGATAAATATGTAACCGTATCGGTGCTGAAAAAGAATATTGAGGAAGCACGGAACTACTTCTCTCGCATCGGAGCCGACCTGATCACCCACTTTTCCCACCTTGGCTCCAAGTGCGTGGAACTGGATACTATGGACCGCCTGCGCATCCTGCATGATTTTTTCCGTCCCGGCGAAGAAACGGATTTCCGGTTCGATCTATCCGAAACAATGCAAAAGGGGCACGACTTCAAGGACTATATTTCTCCAGACACCTTTGAATTTGCAAAAGACCACTTCCGCATAGGAAACAAGTACGGGCGCGTCATTTTCTTAAGGGAATACGCCAGCTATATCAAAGACAGCATGATATCCGAACTCTGCGATTTTAACCGCAGCATGATGTTGTCATTGGATATTATCCCCATCCCCACGGATGAAGCGGTACGGGAGGTGGAAAACAGACTGCTTGGGGTGGAAACCAACATCACAAACTGGCAGAGACGGCAAAACCAGAACAATAACTTTTCCGCCGTTGTACCCTACGACATGGAACAGCAACGCAAAGAAAGCAAGGAGTTCCTCGACGACCTGACCACTCGCGACCAGCGGATGATGTTTGCGGTGCTGACCATGGTGCATGTTGCGGACAGCAAGGAACAGCTGGACAGCGATACCGAAACCTTGCTGACTACCGCACGGAAGCATCTTTGCCAGTTTTCCACCCTGACATTCCAGCAGATGGACGGATTAAATACGGCGCTTCCCTATGGGCTAAGGAAAATCGAAGCTATCCGGACGCTAACCACCGAGAGTACTGCGGTGTTTATTCCTTTCCGGGCGCAGGAAATTTCCCACAACGGCGGTATCTATTATGGCCAAAATGTCATATCCAAGAACATGATAATCGCCAACCGCAAGCTGCTTTTAAACGGTAACAGCTTCATCCTGGGCGTATCCGGTTCCGGCAAGAGTTTTACAGCCAAGCGGGAGATTGTCAACCAGATCCTTTCCAGCGATGACGACATAATACTGATTGACCCGGAGCGAGAATATTCTTCCCTTGTCAAAGCCTTGAGCGGTGAGATCATTCATATTTCCGCAACCTCCCCAAACCATATCAATGCCATGGACATGAACCGTGATTACGGCGACGGGGCTAATCCGGTCATCCTAAAATCCGAATTTGTCCTTTCCTTATGTGAGCAGCTGATCGGCGGCCAAAACCTGGGGGCGAAACAGAAGTCCCTGATCGATCGCTGCACCGCAAGTGTTTACCGGAAGTATCTGCAAAGCAACTTTCAGGGGATAACGCCCACCTTGCAGGATTTTCATGCGGAGCTTTTAAAACAGGATGAACCGGAAGCGCAGGAAATTGCCTTAGCTATTGAGCTGTTCACCAGCGGCAGCCTGAACACTTTCGCCAAACCGACCAATGTTGACGTCAACAACCGCCTAATTTGCTACGACATTCTGGACTTGGGCAAGCAGCTTTTGCCCATCGGTATGCTGGTGGTGCTGGACAGCATCCTGAACCGGATTACCCGGAACCGGGCCAAGGGCAAAAATACTTTCATAATTATTGATGAAATTTACCTGATGTTTCAGCATGAGTATTCGGCCAATTTCCTTTTTACACTGTGGAAGCGCGTCCGTAAATACGGGGCGTTCTGCACAGGCATCACCCAAAATGTTGATGATTTGCTGCAGAGTCACACGGCTAGGACCATGCTGGCCAACAGTGAATTTATCGTCATGCTCAATCAGGCCAGCACCGACAGAATGGAGCTGGCCAGGCTTTTGAACATTTCCGACCTTCAGCTCAGCTACATCACCAACGTGGATGCGGGGAACGGGTTGATTAAGGTGGGAAGTTCCCTTGTCCCCTTTGCCGATCAATTTCCACGCAACACCAGGCTCTATCGCCTGATGACCACAAGACCTGGCGAACAGTCTGAAATCTAA
- a CDS encoding DUF6075 family protein gives MKNIRFVSKEHEAFYYNMLDAAGNTDVYHRAFFYTMGISKETRDHIRSLFDFKEKCIKPQNLGAAWQTGGTIRLCRLAFNLWNGWTEEGKERYSTPYELFDCRFAAYFFEAIRLRYPEYCLSPERPALQLSVKEL, from the coding sequence ATGAAAAATATCCGGTTTGTAAGCAAAGAGCATGAGGCCTTTTATTACAATATGCTCGATGCAGCAGGTAATACTGACGTGTATCACAGGGCATTTTTCTACACGATGGGGATAAGTAAGGAAACAAGGGATCATATCCGCTCCTTGTTTGATTTTAAAGAGAAGTGCATTAAGCCGCAAAACCTTGGAGCCGCCTGGCAGACGGGAGGAACCATCCGTCTGTGCCGCTTGGCTTTTAACCTTTGGAACGGGTGGACAGAGGAGGGAAAAGAGCGGTACTCCACGCCGTATGAATTATTTGACTGCCGTTTTGCGGCGTACTTTTTCGAAGCTATCCGGCTGCGTTATCCCGAGTATTGCCTGAGTCCGGAGCGTCCTGCCCTACAGCTCTCTGTAAAGGAACTGTAA
- a CDS encoding NlpC/P60 family protein, whose translation MRVMKEIRTKSAIKDIKVLDKASDVSHRMKKAYIRTKEQAEQSGHNEDSNYVDKAVSRVKDGTETVVQKALTMGEHGKNAVWKIKERRAGGTGTSTTITSGNQSGRTSYPDAKVPKLKQRYVQGKATLTAKQTAERKAAQTFQNSVFQPTEKAALQVGKIHGQTGRRIKQSARESSITVKQAAKGMVKTAQRRVKTIERSSKTAIKASQSAAKTIVNATQVAQRVTQAARTAARAAAVSGKTAAKAMLATIKVIIAALKSLIALIAAGGWAAVVIILLVCLVGLMSGSVFGVFFSNEDTGKNTPVMTEAVSRLNGEFRAKIEQIENENPYDTLDLSNNGSSTMVSNWRDILAVYSVKVTADPENGMEVATLDDTKVEILRNIFWEMNKIDYWLDTIEHTDGKTTSTETVLHIHVISKSYSDMIAQYNFNQQEAGMLNELMQDKYKQLFLRLIGSYTDITLSPKEIAAIMNNLPPDLDEKRKKLVLAAYSLVGKVNYFWGGKSTVIGWDSRWGTPAKVTDEGSATSGNVRAFGLDCSGYVAWVFVNAAGNTDAAKITGTGTASQYAACAPVNWVSAQPGDLAFYSDLSHVGIVVGKENGNLLIANCNAGQNNVGITVVSGSSASSYYLIGRPKFFE comes from the coding sequence ATGAGGGTAATGAAAGAAATAAGGACGAAATCTGCTATCAAAGACATTAAGGTACTGGATAAAGCTTCGGATGTATCGCACAGGATGAAAAAAGCCTATATCCGTACAAAGGAGCAGGCGGAGCAAAGCGGGCATAACGAAGACAGTAACTATGTGGATAAAGCAGTGAGTAGAGTAAAAGACGGTACGGAAACAGTTGTTCAAAAAGCGCTAACTATGGGAGAACACGGCAAAAACGCGGTGTGGAAAATCAAGGAACGGCGGGCAGGCGGGACGGGTACTTCTACTACTATTACTAGCGGAAATCAGTCGGGGCGTACCTCCTATCCCGACGCTAAAGTTCCAAAATTAAAACAGAGATATGTTCAGGGCAAAGCAACTTTAACGGCAAAGCAAACGGCTGAAAGAAAAGCTGCTCAGACCTTCCAAAATTCAGTTTTTCAACCTACAGAAAAAGCAGCATTGCAGGTCGGCAAAATTCACGGCCAAACAGGACGCAGGATCAAACAATCTGCTAGAGAGAGTAGTATAACCGTAAAACAGGCGGCTAAAGGCATGGTTAAAACGGCCCAAAGAAGAGTTAAGACCATCGAACGCAGTTCCAAGACAGCCATTAAGGCCTCACAGTCAGCAGCCAAAACTATCGTTAATGCAACTCAAGTCGCCCAAAGGGTGACCCAAGCGGCACGGACCGCAGCAAGAGCTGCGGCTGTCTCGGGAAAAACGGCGGCAAAAGCAATGCTTGCCACTATTAAAGTGATAATTGCAGCATTGAAGAGCCTGATTGCACTGATTGCCGCCGGAGGTTGGGCAGCGGTTGTTATCATCTTACTGGTATGTCTGGTAGGGCTTATGTCAGGGTCAGTATTCGGAGTTTTCTTTTCCAATGAAGACACCGGTAAGAATACGCCGGTTATGACGGAGGCCGTCAGCCGGTTAAACGGGGAATTCAGGGCAAAAATTGAGCAAATAGAGAATGAAAATCCCTATGACACGCTGGATTTGTCCAATAACGGCAGCAGTACCATGGTCAGCAACTGGCGTGACATTCTGGCGGTGTACTCGGTGAAAGTGACCGCCGATCCGGAAAACGGCATGGAGGTTGCCACCCTTGACGATACAAAAGTGGAAATCCTCCGAAACATATTTTGGGAAATGAATAAAATCGATTATTGGCTGGACACGATTGAGCACACGGACGGGAAAACGACCAGTACCGAGACTGTCTTGCATATTCATGTGATCTCGAAATCTTATTCGGATATGATCGCCCAATACAATTTCAATCAGCAAGAAGCGGGGATGTTGAATGAGTTGATGCAGGACAAATACAAGCAGCTATTTTTAAGGCTTATAGGTAGTTATACGGATATAACCCTTTCTCCGAAGGAAATTGCAGCTATTATGAACAACCTGCCGCCGGATTTGGACGAAAAGCGGAAAAAGCTTGTACTAGCCGCCTATTCCCTTGTCGGTAAGGTAAATTACTTTTGGGGAGGTAAATCCACCGTCATCGGTTGGGACAGCCGCTGGGGAACACCTGCTAAAGTAACTGACGAGGGCAGCGCAACGTCCGGAAACGTTCGGGCTTTCGGGTTGGACTGTTCCGGCTATGTGGCATGGGTATTCGTCAATGCCGCAGGTAATACAGATGCTGCGAAAATAACTGGAACCGGTACTGCTAGCCAATATGCCGCATGTGCGCCGGTAAACTGGGTCAGTGCTCAGCCGGGGGATTTGGCATTTTATTCCGACCTAAGCCATGTGGGCATTGTTGTGGGCAAGGAAAACGGAAATCTGTTAATTGCCAATTGTAATGCTGGCCAGAACAATGTAGGGATAACCGTTGTATCCGGTTCCAGTGCCTCAAGCTATTATCTGATCGGCAGACCTAAGTTTTTTGAATAG
- a CDS encoding SAF domain-containing protein, which produces MRRIIFIIGAILALGSGIGIYLQIDYSKGLIPVVFAASDISEDTVVYDQQLIIKKVPRESVPDGAATDKNQVIGKTLNWPLKEGDPVRTDKIEQNPKVSENNTRLIAFKTDYDGSIAGLVRYGQTVDLVMSVDPKVSGSTSMTGYILTDLFIEATADATGNILTSADTPYIQSKAESVVSLSNGNQTKGIPVEIIAKVTPRQFLIIKQAETMGTLSLGKRSKDSVNLYNINQVVENSNVNVSKDFILALLAMQK; this is translated from the coding sequence TTGAGAAGAATTATATTTATTATCGGAGCTATCCTGGCTTTAGGCAGCGGAATCGGAATCTATTTGCAAATCGACTATTCAAAAGGTCTTATCCCGGTTGTCTTTGCTGCCTCAGATATTTCAGAAGACACAGTTGTATATGACCAACAGCTAATTATAAAAAAAGTGCCAAGAGAGAGTGTTCCTGACGGCGCTGCCACCGACAAAAATCAAGTTATAGGAAAAACACTGAATTGGCCGTTAAAGGAAGGAGATCCTGTCAGAACCGATAAAATAGAACAAAATCCTAAAGTTTCAGAAAATAATACCAGACTGATTGCCTTTAAAACGGATTATGACGGTTCAATTGCCGGTTTAGTCCGATACGGGCAAACGGTTGATCTTGTCATGAGTGTTGACCCTAAAGTATCAGGAAGTACATCCATGACAGGATATATATTAACGGACTTATTTATCGAGGCCACAGCCGATGCAACCGGTAATATTCTCACTTCAGCAGATACGCCCTATATCCAGTCCAAAGCAGAAAGTGTTGTAAGTCTTTCCAATGGAAACCAAACAAAGGGTATTCCGGTTGAAATCATTGCAAAAGTAACGCCCCGGCAATTTCTTATCATCAAACAGGCAGAGACAATGGGGACGCTCTCCCTTGGCAAAAGAAGCAAAGACTCGGTAAATCTTTATAATATCAACCAAGTTGTTGAGAATTCTAATGTAAATGTGTCTAAAGATTTTATCCTTGCTTTATTAGCGATGCAGAAATAG
- a CDS encoding P-loop NTPase: MTRDNELQLTENGYKKIITFWGVGSVGKTTMALTFAQTFAKIADLKVGLLDFAVLTPSIHLFLDTEDQESTIEFVLKSWQDNFSYKDILEENAIKTEDIPNLLYWTGLTKHPELIEKLGPNQAKKIISDLSEIVDVLIIDVQSDTLIIPTDIALKMATDVIVVVDQNRNVIENTAKWLNNLSVRQVGINKFHLLINQYSNKAMYTKEKIEKNLGLPLLGTIPAIPKVKYDNLTVTLDSLLKYREVSDHVKKASFKLHKEIPLKKKGAKRFRLFSFSNKKDGD, translated from the coding sequence ATGACAAGAGATAACGAGCTGCAATTAACAGAGAATGGTTATAAAAAAATTATTACCTTTTGGGGTGTTGGTTCTGTTGGAAAAACAACCATGGCTTTAACTTTCGCCCAAACCTTTGCCAAAATAGCTGACCTAAAAGTCGGGCTATTGGATTTTGCGGTACTAACTCCCAGTATCCATTTATTTCTGGATACTGAAGATCAAGAAAGCACGATCGAATTTGTTTTGAAATCCTGGCAAGATAATTTCTCGTATAAAGATATCTTAGAAGAAAATGCCATCAAGACTGAAGATATTCCTAACCTTCTTTACTGGACAGGCCTGACAAAGCATCCCGAACTGATAGAAAAACTTGGGCCAAACCAGGCCAAAAAGATTATTTCCGATCTGTCGGAGATTGTGGACGTTCTTATTATTGACGTCCAAAGCGATACACTCATCATTCCGACAGATATTGCTTTGAAAATGGCGACCGATGTTATTGTTGTGGTGGACCAAAACAGAAATGTCATTGAAAATACAGCAAAGTGGCTTAACAATTTGTCTGTCAGACAAGTCGGGATTAATAAATTCCATTTGTTAATCAACCAATATTCGAATAAAGCCATGTACACAAAAGAAAAAATCGAGAAAAATTTAGGATTGCCTCTGCTTGGAACCATACCGGCGATACCGAAGGTTAAATATGATAACCTTACCGTTACCTTGGATTCTCTTTTAAAATATCGTGAAGTTTCGGATCATGTAAAGAAAGCGTCATTTAAGCTGCATAAAGAAATCCCATTGAAAAAGAAGGGAGCCAAAAGATTTAGGCTCTTTTCATTTAGCAATAAAAAGGACGGTGACTAG
- a CDS encoding ATPase, T2SS/T4P/T4SS family has product MRVSLAQAAKVYVSSEDDKKLLFKATSIIQTELAEKHSKLLSDAIYGNFEAQEKIKEVMKEILFTNKVEIPNMGIEQIIWEVYKYIVGYDILHDLIYLNPDITEICVNGIDKVTYKKNGIRYHAVNIKFKDNQHLEKIAEKILLTCHSEANEGSPMVDNAWLPDRSRVVINKSSIVPSHGITINIRRFRDKNFTMEELESIGTLKTAEPGVSLSDQDDLFEGQNDDTGHSYRQLDFLYDAVKAGATIIVSGGTHTGKTTLIRTLAGILQELIPEDNSVGDPESGLRIITIENGPELQLLKYYPKLEVVEMLERDTKYNPIGVEEIYPQIMRMDPDVILVGEIRYPIEAMYTLRAMRSGHANTMASIHTYDAESCCQELRTKVQAISNVSDKVINSEIATAVDIIIQLANIDRKIEITQIAEIDLDDNDNIVINNIFKRDSNGNMTFKPITKKLAKRLIAKGRGNTDEIKRWIK; this is encoded by the coding sequence ATGAGAGTCAGTCTGGCTCAGGCTGCCAAAGTATATGTAAGTTCTGAAGACGATAAAAAATTGCTTTTTAAAGCCACAAGCATCATCCAAACAGAATTGGCGGAAAAACATTCCAAATTGTTGAGTGATGCTATCTACGGAAATTTTGAAGCCCAAGAAAAAATAAAAGAAGTAATGAAGGAAATTCTTTTTACCAACAAAGTTGAAATCCCGAATATGGGCATCGAACAAATTATCTGGGAAGTATATAAATACATCGTAGGTTACGATATTTTGCATGATTTAATCTACCTTAACCCCGATATTACTGAAATATGTGTAAACGGCATTGATAAAGTTACCTACAAGAAAAACGGCATCCGCTACCATGCCGTGAATATTAAATTTAAAGATAATCAGCATTTAGAAAAAATCGCAGAGAAAATATTGCTTACTTGTCACTCCGAAGCAAACGAGGGTAGTCCTATGGTCGATAATGCCTGGCTCCCTGACCGAAGCAGAGTTGTCATCAACAAAAGCTCAATCGTTCCAAGCCATGGGATAACCATCAATATCCGCAGATTTCGGGATAAGAACTTTACCATGGAGGAACTAGAGAGTATAGGCACATTAAAAACGGCTGAACCCGGAGTTTCCTTAAGTGATCAGGATGATCTTTTCGAAGGGCAAAATGATGATACCGGCCATTCTTACAGACAGCTGGATTTTCTTTATGACGCAGTAAAAGCCGGGGCGACTATCATCGTAAGCGGAGGAACGCATACGGGGAAAACAACTTTAATCAGGACGTTAGCCGGGATATTACAGGAATTGATCCCTGAAGATAACAGTGTTGGTGATCCTGAAAGCGGTTTGCGGATTATTACAATTGAAAACGGGCCTGAGCTACAGCTGCTGAAGTATTATCCTAAGCTTGAAGTCGTCGAGATGCTTGAGAGAGATACAAAATATAATCCGATTGGCGTTGAAGAAATCTATCCCCAAATTATGCGCATGGACCCGGATGTTATCCTGGTCGGGGAAATCCGGTATCCGATTGAAGCGATGTATACGTTGAGGGCCATGCGATCCGGCCATGCCAACACCATGGCCTCCATTCATACCTATGATGCCGAGTCTTGCTGCCAGGAGCTCAGGACAAAAGTACAGGCCATATCCAATGTATCGGATAAAGTTATCAATAGCGAGATAGCGACAGCGGTCGATATCATCATTCAATTAGCCAATATTGACAGAAAGATTGAAATTACCCAAATTGCTGAAATCGATTTAGATGATAACGATAACATCGTCATTAATAACATTTTTAAACGCGACAGCAACGGAAACATGACGTTTAAGCCGATAACGAAAAAATTGGCCAAAAGGTTAATCGCTAAAGGAAGGGGTAATACCGACGAGATAAAGAGGTGGATAAAATGA
- a CDS encoding type II secretion system F family protein, whose amino-acid sequence MNLILCYGMSIGLLIILFAWFFQDTEKRKITGYVKRRLTSIQERVLKETGLINKIRILFDQRKEIIQLNMTFKTFVMISIIFFIFTLVGSICMFKLTVPGIQGSQAVVMKYNVLAIVIVTFVGGIFPWLILNIVYYSTRKLINKQALNTFTLILNNYIVRNNLEAATWDSIEGMPSQMKSLFSRIQTEVNGGESFDQTVLRTANILKIQAFRDFYNTVHSAVISGGNTDENLYRLIGKIRSKKIRAQTIKEDLSPLISKAIVFTIVMVVVYFAVGLFWPDSMMMVKQSSIGVYYTDSIIIAILIEVGLLLKYLSMED is encoded by the coding sequence ATGAACCTGATTCTTTGTTATGGAATGAGTATCGGCCTACTCATTATTTTATTTGCTTGGTTTTTCCAGGATACAGAAAAGAGAAAGATTACAGGGTATGTTAAAAGGAGATTAACCTCTATCCAAGAAAGAGTCCTTAAAGAAACAGGTCTCATAAACAAAATAAGGATTCTCTTTGATCAGCGTAAAGAAATCATCCAATTGAACATGACGTTTAAAACATTCGTGATGATTAGCATTATCTTTTTTATCTTCACCTTGGTGGGATCAATATGTATGTTTAAGCTTACAGTACCGGGTATTCAAGGATCGCAAGCAGTGGTAATGAAATATAACGTCTTAGCTATCGTCATCGTTACGTTCGTGGGCGGGATATTTCCATGGTTAATACTCAATATCGTCTACTATTCCACACGCAAATTGATCAATAAGCAGGCATTAAATACGTTTACCTTGATTCTTAATAACTATATTGTGCGGAATAACCTTGAAGCAGCCACTTGGGATTCAATCGAGGGGATGCCCTCTCAAATGAAATCGCTATTCAGCAGAATCCAAACCGAAGTAAATGGCGGTGAAAGTTTTGATCAGACAGTGTTAAGAACTGCCAATATTCTCAAGATCCAAGCGTTCAGAGATTTTTACAACACAGTCCATTCCGCCGTTATTTCCGGGGGAAATACCGATGAGAATCTATATCGGTTAATTGGTAAAATACGTTCTAAAAAAATTAGAGCGCAAACGATTAAAGAAGATTTAAGTCCACTGATATCAAAGGCAATCGTCTTTACCATCGTTATGGTTGTTGTCTATTTCGCAGTCGGGCTTTTCTGGCCAGATTCCATGATGATGGTTAAACAGTCTTCTATAGGCGTTTATTACACAGATTCAATTATTATTGCCATACTTATTGAGGTCGGGCTTTTATTAAAATATTTATCGATGGAGGATTAA
- a CDS encoding A24 family peptidase: MTEQLFYIIPIVMLLISTITDWRRRKIYNWITLPGILLGIFFMTCFHKFSVTFLFSYIFMFFILMIVYSQKAMRGGDAKLLLALSLYLSPTGLFLNLAICMFSAFFYFLIRTIKLKGFAGTLTDVRADTISLFVLGENTNYFTNEKAEFPGGGAVLIAISFIVTLFLSHLFGNLI, translated from the coding sequence ATGACAGAACAACTTTTTTATATAATTCCGATTGTGATGCTGCTGATAAGCACGATAACTGATTGGCGGAGACGAAAAATATATAACTGGATAACTCTCCCTGGTATTTTACTGGGGATTTTTTTTATGACCTGCTTTCATAAGTTCTCCGTCACGTTTTTATTTTCGTACATTTTTATGTTCTTTATCTTAATGATAGTATATTCGCAGAAAGCCATGAGGGGCGGAGATGCAAAGTTATTACTGGCATTAAGTCTGTATTTATCCCCTACAGGATTATTCCTAAATTTAGCAATTTGTATGTTCTCTGCTTTTTTCTATTTTTTGATCAGAACGATTAAATTGAAAGGATTTGCTGGGACTCTTACCGATGTCAGAGCAGATACAATCTCTTTGTTTGTTCTCGGGGAGAATACAAATTATTTTACTAATGAAAAGGCCGAATTTCCGGGCGGGGGTGCAGTTCTAATTGCCATTTCCTTTATTGTAACTCTGTTTTTAAGTCACTTATTCGGCAATTTAATATAA
- a CDS encoding radical SAM protein produces MNLISKDELHQFRKYNNRYERQLRSCNYRLIMPGLNSSEILEVIDDNKRMMFSSSLKQFERHKDLFKNDIDFKRMDAIENMGYPDTTTLIVKTTHACNLHCPYCYDVMFRQDLNAEGNRISLDLVKQLLKVFKSVNIGSWIWHGGEPLLIDHDFYETANDLIRQQFKNVDICMQSNLTLIDDDNAAMLSKFNIRPGFSFDGLTNHLTRKNTGQLMKSLALADKYGIMGGAIIILTKDNIHHMIEEYEYFKRLGIGCKMNLIFSASKNAYSYTLEGKVVAKELCKFFDYWIKDTYRPADSDICERYLRTALEAGGSCSFADCASNWFSTQPDGTIYHCGRDWPENASVSFGNIFDMESVQDILNHPNHQRWIEGTRRMLENCSDCDFYFSCHCGCFNDNLQYDLSMNKPEPENCYIHRQVISHIIRVINEIDFDDMPKYNPRFLNFLFTNQFRSAKMIDKILDESIKLINAPVQAENKLKEFLVV; encoded by the coding sequence ATGAATTTAATTTCTAAAGATGAGTTGCATCAATTTCGCAAATATAACAATCGATATGAAAGACAGCTCAGAAGTTGTAATTATCGGTTAATCATGCCGGGATTGAATTCTTCGGAGATTTTGGAAGTCATAGACGATAATAAACGGATGATGTTTTCATCATCGCTAAAACAGTTTGAACGTCATAAAGATCTTTTTAAAAACGATATTGATTTCAAAAGAATGGATGCCATTGAGAATATGGGCTACCCCGATACGACAACTCTTATTGTCAAAACTACCCATGCTTGTAATTTGCACTGCCCATATTGTTATGATGTCATGTTTCGCCAGGATCTGAATGCCGAAGGAAATAGAATATCGCTTGATCTTGTTAAGCAACTGCTTAAGGTATTTAAAAGTGTAAATATTGGGTCTTGGATATGGCACGGGGGAGAACCGTTACTGATTGACCATGATTTTTATGAAACAGCCAATGATTTAATCAGACAGCAATTTAAGAATGTGGATATCTGTATGCAATCCAATTTAACTTTAATCGATGATGATAATGCAGCTATGCTAAGTAAATTTAACATCCGCCCCGGCTTTAGTTTTGACGGGTTAACCAATCATTTAACCCGCAAGAATACCGGTCAATTAATGAAGTCGTTGGCCTTGGCAGATAAATACGGCATTATGGGCGGGGCCATTATAATTCTCACCAAAGATAACATCCACCACATGATTGAAGAGTACGAGTATTTTAAGCGCTTGGGAATCGGATGTAAAATGAACCTCATTTTCTCAGCCAGTAAAAATGCATACTCCTATACCTTGGAGGGTAAAGTTGTTGCAAAAGAACTTTGCAAATTCTTCGATTACTGGATTAAGGATACTTATAGACCGGCTGATTCCGATATATGCGAAAGGTATCTCCGGACAGCGTTAGAAGCCGGAGGCTCCTGTAGTTTTGCTGATTGCGCAAGCAATTGGTTTTCAACTCAGCCCGATGGCACGATTTATCACTGCGGCCGCGACTGGCCCGAAAACGCATCAGTGTCTTTCGGCAATATATTTGATATGGAGTCAGTCCAAGATATTCTTAATCATCCCAATCATCAACGTTGGATAGAGGGTACCCGCCGAATGCTTGAAAACTGCAGTGATTGTGATTTTTACTTTTCCTGTCACTGTGGCTGCTTTAACGATAATTTGCAATATGATTTATCGATGAATAAGCCTGAACCTGAAAATTGTTATATCCATAGACAGGTCATCAGCCATATCATTCGGGTTATCAATGAAATTGATTTTGATGATATGCCTAAATATAACCCAAGATTTCTTAATTTCCTTTTCACGAATCAATTCCGGAGCGCCAAGATGATCGATAAGATTTTAGATGAGTCGATTAAGCTTATTAATGCCCCGGTTCAGGCGGAAAATAAGCTTAAGGAGTTTTTAGTCGTTTAA